A genomic window from Lotus japonicus ecotype B-129 chromosome 1, LjGifu_v1.2 includes:
- the LOC130730567 gene encoding probable galacturonosyltransferase 6 isoform X1 codes for MRQSRRWQRIFILSLLFLSVVAPLIFLSHRLQLLTPSHGPREFFDDLSTVTYRTDPVLLNAIEQEGAEEIQEPKEVVYKEIDFDSAVSYSGSGKNNSSEESRIEGFRSSLLERNVSGFDDDKRQDQEARQNGSSSVDGDKKKFNTTLTHNQNTQTHSQRMTEKKSSLTATRNHHTSRSQSQRVTYQKVGEIKDQIIRARAYLGFFPPNSNSHLLKELKLRIKEMERAVRDAIKDSDLSRSALQKMRHMEASLSKANRAFPDCTAMATKLRAMNHKAEEQVRSQQRGVTHLVHLAARTTPKGLHCLSMQLTSDFFALRPEDRKLPDENKIHNPKHYHYAVFSDNILACAVVVNSTVSNAKKQEKLVFHVVTNSLNFPAISMWFLLNPPGKATVHIQNIDNFEWLSKYNTFKKNNSSDPRYTSELNYLRFYLPDIFPTLNKILLFDHDVVVQKDLSELWNVNMNGKVIAGVGTCQKGETSFHRMDMFINFSDPFIAKRFDVNACTWAFGMNLFDLQQWKRHDLTAVYHKYLEMGAKMPLLNSGSLPLGWLTFYEKTLILDRRWHILGLGYDSIVDTNEIERAAVIHYDGIRKPWLDIAVGRYKSYWTKFMKFDLPILQRCNLQA; via the exons ATGAGGCAATCTCGTCGGTGGCAGAGGATTTTCATCCTCTCTCTGCTCTTCCTCTCCGTCGTTGCTCCTCTCATTTTCCTCTCTCACCGCCTTCAACTTCTCACTCCTTCTCATG gACCAAGAGAGTTTTTCGATGATTTATCCACTGTT ACATACAGGACAGATCCTGTACTGTTAAATGCTATAGAACAG GAAGGGGCTGAAGAAATACAAGAGCCTAAGGAAGTTGTTTATAAGGAAATAGACTTTGATTCAGCAGTGAGTTACAGTGGTTCCGGAAAGAATAATAGTTCTGAGGAATCTAGAATCGAGGGGTTCAGAAGTAGCCTCTTGGAAAGAAATG TTTCAGGATTCGACGATGACAAAAGACAAGACCAGGAAGCTCGGCAAAATGGATCATCCTCGGTTGATGGAGATAAG AAGAAATTTAATACAACACTTACACACAACCAGAATACACAAACTCACTCTCAAAGAATGACAGAAAAGAAATCCAGTCTGACAGCAACCCGAAATCATCATACTTCACGCTCTCAATCTCAGAGAGTGACATATCAGAAGGTGGGGGAGATTAAGGATCAAATAATTAGAGCCAGAGCATACTTGGGATTTTTCCCTCCAAATAGCAATTCACACTTGTTAAAGGAATTGAAGCTGAGAATTAAAGAGATGGAACGTGCAGTTCGAGACGCTATCAAGGATTCAGATCTGTCAAGGAG TGCTTTGCAGAAAATGAGACACATGGAGGCTTCACTGTCTAAAGCCAACCGTGCTTTCCCAGACTGCACTGCTATGGCTACTAAGCTCCGTGCAATGAATCATAAGGCTGAAGAGCAAGTTCGTTCTCAGCAACGTGGAGTAACACATCTTGTTCATCTTGCTGCAAGGACCACTCCAAAAGGTCTTCACTGTCTTTCTATGCAGCTAACTTCTGATTTCTTTGCCCTGAGACCAGAGGACAGGAAGCTGCCAGATGAAAATAAGATTCATAATCCCAAACATTATCATTATGCTGTCTTCTCTGACAATATTCTTGCATGTGCAGTGGTTGTTAACTCCACAGTCTCTAATGCCAAG AAACAGGAAAAACTTGTTTTCCATGTAGTGACCAATTCACTCAACTTTCCGGCAATCTCCATGTGGTTCTTATTAAACCCTCCGGGTAAAGCCACAGTCCACATACAGAACATTGACAACTTTGAATGGTTGTCCAAGTACAATACATTCAAGAAAAATAATTCCAGTGATCCAAGATATACTTCTGAATTGAACTACCTGCGTTTCTATCTGCCAGATATCTTCCCTACTCTAAATAAGATTCTGCTCTTTGATCACGATGTTGTGGTGCAAAAAGATCTCAGTGAACTATGGAATGTTAATATGAATGGAAAAGTAATTGCAGGTGTTGGGACTTGTCAGAAAGGTGAAACTTCATTTCACAGGATGGATATGTTCATAAACTTCTCAGATCCATTCATTGCAAAGAGGTTTGATGTCAATGCTTGTACATGGGCATTTGGGATGAACTTGTTTGATTTGCAGCAGTGGAAGAGACATGATTTAACTGCGGTCTATCACAAATATTTGGAAATG GGAGCCAAGATGCCATTGTTGAACAGTGGAAGTCTGCCTCTAGGCTGGCTCACTTTCTATGAGAAGACTCTGATTTTGGACAGACGGTGGCACATTCTTGGCCTTGGTTACGACTCCATAGTCGATACAAATGAGATTGAGCGTGCTGCCGTTATTCATTACGATGGAATCAGGAAGCCTTGGTTGGATATTGCGGTGGGCAGATATAAGAGTTACTGGACCAAATTCATGAAGTTTGACCTCCCCATTTTGCAGCGTTGCAATCTACAGGCGTAG
- the LOC130730567 gene encoding probable galacturonosyltransferase 6 isoform X2: MRQSRRWQRIFILSLLFLSVVAPLIFLSHRLQLLTPSHGPREFFDDLSTVTYRTDPVLLNAIEQEGAEEIQEPKEVVYKEIDFDSAVSYSGSGKNNSSEESRIEGFRSSLLERNGFDDDKRQDQEARQNGSSSVDGDKKKFNTTLTHNQNTQTHSQRMTEKKSSLTATRNHHTSRSQSQRVTYQKVGEIKDQIIRARAYLGFFPPNSNSHLLKELKLRIKEMERAVRDAIKDSDLSRSALQKMRHMEASLSKANRAFPDCTAMATKLRAMNHKAEEQVRSQQRGVTHLVHLAARTTPKGLHCLSMQLTSDFFALRPEDRKLPDENKIHNPKHYHYAVFSDNILACAVVVNSTVSNAKKQEKLVFHVVTNSLNFPAISMWFLLNPPGKATVHIQNIDNFEWLSKYNTFKKNNSSDPRYTSELNYLRFYLPDIFPTLNKILLFDHDVVVQKDLSELWNVNMNGKVIAGVGTCQKGETSFHRMDMFINFSDPFIAKRFDVNACTWAFGMNLFDLQQWKRHDLTAVYHKYLEMGAKMPLLNSGSLPLGWLTFYEKTLILDRRWHILGLGYDSIVDTNEIERAAVIHYDGIRKPWLDIAVGRYKSYWTKFMKFDLPILQRCNLQA, from the exons ATGAGGCAATCTCGTCGGTGGCAGAGGATTTTCATCCTCTCTCTGCTCTTCCTCTCCGTCGTTGCTCCTCTCATTTTCCTCTCTCACCGCCTTCAACTTCTCACTCCTTCTCATG gACCAAGAGAGTTTTTCGATGATTTATCCACTGTT ACATACAGGACAGATCCTGTACTGTTAAATGCTATAGAACAG GAAGGGGCTGAAGAAATACAAGAGCCTAAGGAAGTTGTTTATAAGGAAATAGACTTTGATTCAGCAGTGAGTTACAGTGGTTCCGGAAAGAATAATAGTTCTGAGGAATCTAGAATCGAGGGGTTCAGAAGTAGCCTCTTGGAAAGAAATG GATTCGACGATGACAAAAGACAAGACCAGGAAGCTCGGCAAAATGGATCATCCTCGGTTGATGGAGATAAG AAGAAATTTAATACAACACTTACACACAACCAGAATACACAAACTCACTCTCAAAGAATGACAGAAAAGAAATCCAGTCTGACAGCAACCCGAAATCATCATACTTCACGCTCTCAATCTCAGAGAGTGACATATCAGAAGGTGGGGGAGATTAAGGATCAAATAATTAGAGCCAGAGCATACTTGGGATTTTTCCCTCCAAATAGCAATTCACACTTGTTAAAGGAATTGAAGCTGAGAATTAAAGAGATGGAACGTGCAGTTCGAGACGCTATCAAGGATTCAGATCTGTCAAGGAG TGCTTTGCAGAAAATGAGACACATGGAGGCTTCACTGTCTAAAGCCAACCGTGCTTTCCCAGACTGCACTGCTATGGCTACTAAGCTCCGTGCAATGAATCATAAGGCTGAAGAGCAAGTTCGTTCTCAGCAACGTGGAGTAACACATCTTGTTCATCTTGCTGCAAGGACCACTCCAAAAGGTCTTCACTGTCTTTCTATGCAGCTAACTTCTGATTTCTTTGCCCTGAGACCAGAGGACAGGAAGCTGCCAGATGAAAATAAGATTCATAATCCCAAACATTATCATTATGCTGTCTTCTCTGACAATATTCTTGCATGTGCAGTGGTTGTTAACTCCACAGTCTCTAATGCCAAG AAACAGGAAAAACTTGTTTTCCATGTAGTGACCAATTCACTCAACTTTCCGGCAATCTCCATGTGGTTCTTATTAAACCCTCCGGGTAAAGCCACAGTCCACATACAGAACATTGACAACTTTGAATGGTTGTCCAAGTACAATACATTCAAGAAAAATAATTCCAGTGATCCAAGATATACTTCTGAATTGAACTACCTGCGTTTCTATCTGCCAGATATCTTCCCTACTCTAAATAAGATTCTGCTCTTTGATCACGATGTTGTGGTGCAAAAAGATCTCAGTGAACTATGGAATGTTAATATGAATGGAAAAGTAATTGCAGGTGTTGGGACTTGTCAGAAAGGTGAAACTTCATTTCACAGGATGGATATGTTCATAAACTTCTCAGATCCATTCATTGCAAAGAGGTTTGATGTCAATGCTTGTACATGGGCATTTGGGATGAACTTGTTTGATTTGCAGCAGTGGAAGAGACATGATTTAACTGCGGTCTATCACAAATATTTGGAAATG GGAGCCAAGATGCCATTGTTGAACAGTGGAAGTCTGCCTCTAGGCTGGCTCACTTTCTATGAGAAGACTCTGATTTTGGACAGACGGTGGCACATTCTTGGCCTTGGTTACGACTCCATAGTCGATACAAATGAGATTGAGCGTGCTGCCGTTATTCATTACGATGGAATCAGGAAGCCTTGGTTGGATATTGCGGTGGGCAGATATAAGAGTTACTGGACCAAATTCATGAAGTTTGACCTCCCCATTTTGCAGCGTTGCAATCTACAGGCGTAG
- the LOC130730565 gene encoding magnesium transporter MRS2-I-like isoform X1, with the protein MDLADSASLELQAPSAVTKKTAVFRSWILLNHDGVATLLDVDKYAIMRLVEIHARDLRILDPLLSYPSTILGRDKVIVLNLEHIKAIITAEEVLLRDPMDDDLMPVIEELRRRLPIATAAGQGQGEEDTVAQDGESGEEDEFPFEFRALEVVLEAICSFLDARTRELESAAYPALDELTSKISCRNLDKVRKLKGAMTRLTNRVQKIRDELENLLDDDDDMAELYLSRKFAASSSPTSSSCDPKWLHSSPNPDSEIHNISNKTSTTTVEGDNDVEELEMLLEAYFMQIDGTLNKLKTLREYIDDTEDYINIQLDNHRNQLIQLELFLSSGTVSLSICSLVAAIFGMNIPYTWREGHGYIFKWVVIFAGMVCASLFLSIAAYARRKGLVGS; encoded by the exons ATGGATCTTGCTGACTCTGCATCACTGGAACTTCAAGCTCCTTCTGCTGTAACGAAGAAAACTGCTGTTTTCAGAAGCTGGATTCTGCTAAACCATGACGGCGTAGCCACTCTTCTAGATGTAGACAAGTATGCTATTATGCGCCTGGTTGAAATCCATGCAAGAGACCTTCGAATTCTCGACCCTCTTCTCTCATATCCTTCCACCATTCTTGGCAGAGACAAAGTCATTGTTCTCAATTTAGAG CACATAAAAGCTATTATCACTGCAGAAGAG GTGTTGCTTAGAGACCCTATGGATGATGATTTGATGCCGGTTATTGAAGAACTTCGGCGGCGGTTACCGATAGCAACTGCTGCTGGCCAAGGCCAAGGAGAAGAAGACACGGTTGCTCAAGATGGTGAAAGTGGAGAAGAAGATG AGTTTCCATTTGAGTTCCGGGCCTTAGAAGTTGTGTTGGAGGCAATTTGCAGCTTCCTTGACGCAAGGACAAGAGAGTTAGAATCTGCTGCTTATCCAGCTTTGGATGAACTCACCTCCAAG ATCAGCTGTCGTAATTTGGATAAAGTGCGAAAATTGAAAGGTGCAATGACAAGGTTAACAAATCGAGTTCAAaag ATAAGAGATGAACTAGAAAACCTACTTGATGACGATGATGACATGGCTGAACTTTACTTATCAAGAAAGTTTGCTGCTTCATCCTCTCCCACAAGTAGCTCTTGTGATCCCAAATGGCTTCATAGCTCCCCAAATCCAGATTCAGAGATACATAATATATCAAATAAAACAAGTACAACAACAGTTGAAGGAGATAATGATGTTGAGGAGCTCGAAATGTTACTTGAG GCCTATTTCATGCAAATTGATGGAACATTAAACAAACTGAAAACA CTGCGGGAGTATATTGATGACACGGAAGATTACATCAACATACAA CTTGACAATCACCGAAATCAACTGATTCAG CTAGAGCTCTTCCTCAGTTCTGGGACTGTTTCTCTGTCCATATGTTCATTGGTGGCAGCAATATTTGGTATGAACATTCCATATACATGGAGAGAAGGTCACGGATATATATTCAAATGG GTGGTTATCTTTGCTGGAATGGTTTGTGCATCCTTGTTTTTATCCATAGCAGCTTATGCCAGACGCAAAGGCCTTGTTGGGTCTTGA
- the LOC130730568 gene encoding phospholipase A1-Igamma1, chloroplastic-like, with amino-acid sequence MATSISNILIAFPKTQQDSTFGSNSNHPKSQQAPPLTLTVTTKRKPLTTCKASQTNSSSSLSSTITQLETQNGKPLKPHQGVAEGVADVWLKLHGEDDWAGLLEPMDPLMRSELIRYGEMAQACYDGFDFDPYSKYCGSCRFSLPQFLESLGLSHLGYTVTRYLYATANVSVPRLFKLSRWPDKMWSKRANWAGFVAVSDDATTQRLGRRDIVVAWRGTVTHVEWVADLKNYLTPVSPDIPCPDKGVKVEAGFLDVYTDKDETEGGYCKYSAREQVLAEVKRLVDKYSHEDISVTITGHSLGSAMATLSAYDVAEMGLRDMGGKSKVHVSVFSFSGPRVGNLRFKERLEKQLGVKVLRVHNAHDMVAKSPGVLVNETSPAWLLKVAEGFPWCYTHVGVDLELDHKRSPYLNPDGDGACAHNLEAHLHLLDGYHGKNREFKPMIGRDLALVNKDCDFLKDEHSVPPKWRQDHNKNMVRTEDGRWVLAERPKPDDHPEYTQQHLTELGLANSSKS; translated from the exons ATGGCCACATCTATCTCCAACATACTCATAGCCTTTCCCAAAACCCAGCAAGACTCGACCTTTGGATCCAACTCCAACCACCCCAAATCACAACAAGCACCACCACTAACCCTAACTGTAACCACCAAAAGGAAACCCCTCACAACATGCAAAGCCTCCCAAAccaactcctcctcctccttgtcCTCCACCATCACACAACTCGAGACACAAAATGGAAAACCACTAAAACCACACCAAGGAGTTGCAGAGGGAGTCGCTGACGTGTGGCTTAAGCTCCACGGAGAAGATGACTGGGCCGGTCTCCTCGAACCGATGGACCCCTTAATGCGATCGGAGCTAATCCGCTACGGCGAGATGGCCCAGGCCTGCTACGACGGATTTGACTTCGACCCGTACTCCAAGTACTGCGGCAGTTGCAGGTTCTCGCTCCCGCAGTTCCTAGAGTCTCTCGGCCTGTCCCACCTTGGGTACACCGTCACACGCTACCTCTACGCGACCGCCAACGTCAGCGTGCCCAGACTGTTCAAGTTGTCGCGCTGGCCCGACAAGATGTGGAGCAAGCGCGCCAACTGGGCAGGCTTCGTGGCGGTCTCAGATGATGCCACCACCCAGCGCCTCGGGCGCAGGGACATCGTGGTAGCCTGGCGCGGGACCGTCACCCACGTGGAGTGGGTGGCGGACCTCAAGAACTATCTCACGCCTGTGTCCCCCGACATCCCCTGCCCGGACAAGGGAGTCAAGGTGGAAGCGGGTTTCCTCGACGTGTACACTGACAAGGACGAGACCGAAGGCGGCTATTGCAAGTACTCGGCGAGGGAGCAGGTGCTGGCGGAGGTGAAGCGGCTGGTGGACAAGTACTCTCACGAGGACATTAGCGTGACTATAACAGGGCACAGCCTCGGCAGCGCGATGGCGACGCTAAGCGCTTACGACGTGGCGGAGATGGGGTTGAGGGACATGGGAGGGAAGAGTAAGGTGCATGTTTCAGTGTTTTCATTTTCAGGGCCAAGGGTAGGGAACTTGAGGTTCAAGGAGAGGTTGGAGAAGCAGTTAGGGGTCAAGGTGTTGAGGGTGCACAACGCGCATGACATGGTGGCGAAGTCGCCGGGGGTTTTGGTGAATGAGACGTCGCCGGCGTGGCTGCTGAAGGTGGCGGAGGGGTTTCCATGGTGCTACACACATGTTGGGGTGGATCTGGAGTTGGACCATAAGAGATCGCCGTACCTGAACCCTGATGGGGATGGAGCTTGTGCCCATAACTTGGAGGCCCACTTGCACTTACTCGACGG ATACCATGGTAAGAATCGTGAATTTAAACCAATGATTGGAAGAGACCTTGCTCTGGTGAACAAGGACTGTGATTTTCTGAAAGATGAGCACTCAGTACCACCAAAGTGGAGGCAAGATCATAACAAGAACATGGTCAGAACCGAAGATGGACGGTGGGTGCTGGCGGAGCGCCCCAAACCTGACGATCATCCTGAATACACTCAACAACATCTCACCGAGCTAGGCCTCGCTAATTCATCTAAAAGCTAA
- the LOC130730569 gene encoding photosystem II reaction center W protein, chloroplastic-like, producing the protein MTTIMSGTPTSSITGTGLVQKQPLGVSSSTVMGLPAMAKVGRVRCCSMEGKESRSNMGMGASLIAATLAATMSSPAIALVDERLSTEGTGLPFGLSNNLLGWILLGVFGLIWANYIVYTSTLDEDDDSGLSL; encoded by the exons ATGACAACCATCATGTCTGGCACCCCAACATCATCTATCACTGGCACAGGTCTTGTACAAAAGCAACCTCTTGGGGTCTCATCCTCTACCGTCATGG GGTTGCCAGCAATGGCTAAGGTGGGAAGAGTGAGGTGCTGCTCCATGGAGGGAAAGGAAAGCAGGTCAAACATGGGAATGGGGGCATCCTTGATAGCAGCTACCCTAGCTGCAACCATGTCTAGCCCAGCCATAGCTTTGGTGGATGAGAGATTGAGCACTGAAGGAACAGGGCTTCCCTTTGGACTCAGTAACAACCTTCTTGGTTGGATCCTGCTTGGTGTCTTTGGTCTTATATGGGCTAACTATATTGTCTACACTTCCACacttgatgaggatgatgactCTGGATTGTCCCTCTAA
- the LOC130730565 gene encoding magnesium transporter MRS2-2-like isoform X2 translates to MDLADSASLELQAPSAVTKKTAVFRSWILLNHDGVATLLDVDKYAIMRLVEIHARDLRILDPLLSYPSTILGRDKVIVLNLEHIKAIITAEEVLLRDPMDDDLMPVIEELRRRLPIATAAGQGQGEEDTVAQDGESGEEDEFPFEFRALEVVLEAICSFLDARTRELESAAYPALDELTSKISCRNLDKVRKLKGAMTRLTNRVQKIRDELENLLDDDDDMAELYLSRKFAASSSPTSSSCDPKWLHSSPNPDSEIHNISNKTSTTTVEGDNDVEELEMLLEAYFMQIDGTLNKLKTV, encoded by the exons ATGGATCTTGCTGACTCTGCATCACTGGAACTTCAAGCTCCTTCTGCTGTAACGAAGAAAACTGCTGTTTTCAGAAGCTGGATTCTGCTAAACCATGACGGCGTAGCCACTCTTCTAGATGTAGACAAGTATGCTATTATGCGCCTGGTTGAAATCCATGCAAGAGACCTTCGAATTCTCGACCCTCTTCTCTCATATCCTTCCACCATTCTTGGCAGAGACAAAGTCATTGTTCTCAATTTAGAG CACATAAAAGCTATTATCACTGCAGAAGAG GTGTTGCTTAGAGACCCTATGGATGATGATTTGATGCCGGTTATTGAAGAACTTCGGCGGCGGTTACCGATAGCAACTGCTGCTGGCCAAGGCCAAGGAGAAGAAGACACGGTTGCTCAAGATGGTGAAAGTGGAGAAGAAGATG AGTTTCCATTTGAGTTCCGGGCCTTAGAAGTTGTGTTGGAGGCAATTTGCAGCTTCCTTGACGCAAGGACAAGAGAGTTAGAATCTGCTGCTTATCCAGCTTTGGATGAACTCACCTCCAAG ATCAGCTGTCGTAATTTGGATAAAGTGCGAAAATTGAAAGGTGCAATGACAAGGTTAACAAATCGAGTTCAAaag ATAAGAGATGAACTAGAAAACCTACTTGATGACGATGATGACATGGCTGAACTTTACTTATCAAGAAAGTTTGCTGCTTCATCCTCTCCCACAAGTAGCTCTTGTGATCCCAAATGGCTTCATAGCTCCCCAAATCCAGATTCAGAGATACATAATATATCAAATAAAACAAGTACAACAACAGTTGAAGGAGATAATGATGTTGAGGAGCTCGAAATGTTACTTGAG GCCTATTTCATGCAAATTGATGGAACATTAAACAAACTGAAAACAGTATGA